One Syngnathus acus chromosome 13, fSynAcu1.2, whole genome shotgun sequence genomic window carries:
- the LOC119132288 gene encoding presenilins-associated rhomboid-like protein, mitochondrial, translating to GSEQSLQHGGVEDLRRLASSRSGEDVFRSLRGGSRWTNNFQQRSGFRKVAKKPESKNVENEVGHLDSSETASHRPPPPPSSSTPRDFGRLVRPLLFTVGFTGCSFGSAAIWQYESLKSRVQSYYDDLRADWLERVRPQKRGDVRKEVNQWWNTLSEGQKTVTAILAANVVVFCCWRVPWLQRSMFKYFTADPASKTLCSPMLLSTFSHVSFFHMAANMYVLWSFSTSAVSMLGREQFVAVYMSAGVISSFFSYVSKMATGRFGPSLGASGAIMTILAAVCTKMPEAKLAIIFLPMFTFTAANALKAIVAMDAAGLVLGWRFFDHAAHLGGAVFGIWYILFGHELIWKNREPFVKIWHELRTGRGGGNGGEPGGAA from the exons GGAAGTGAACAGTCGCTCCAACATGGCGGCGTGGAGGACCTACGCCGTCTTGCCTCCTCTCGGAGCGGCGAGGACGTTTTCCGGAGTTTAAGGGGAGGCAG CAGGTGGACTAACAACTTCCAGCAACGTTCTGGTTTTCGCAAAGTCGCCAAAAAACCTGAGAGCAAAAATGTGGAGAATGAAGTTGGACATTTGGACTCATCAGAAACGGCGTCCCAccggcctcctcctcctccgtccTCGAGCACACCGCGAGACTTTGGCCGACTGGTGCGCCCATTGCTCTTCACCGTGGGG TTTACAGGCTGCTCCTTCGGCTCGGCGGCCATCTGGCAGTACGAGTCGCTCAAGTCCCGCGTGCAGAGCTACTATGACGATCTGCGAGCCGATTGGCTGGAAAGGGTGCGGCCGCAGAAGCGAGGGGACGTCCGCAAGGAG GTCAACCAATGGTGGAACACTTTGAGTGAGGGACAGAAGACAGTCACAG CCATCCTGGCCGCCAACGTGGTGGTGTTCTGCTGCTGGCGAGTTCCGTGGCTCCAGCGCTCCATGTTCAAGTACTTCACCGCAGACCCCGCCTCCA AGACGTTGTGCTCGCCCATGCTGCTGTCAACCTTCAGCCACGTGTCCTTCTTCCACATGGCCGCCAACATGTACGTGCTGTGGAGCTTCTCTACCAGTGCTGTCTCCATGCTGGGGAGGGAGCAGTTTGTGGCCGTTTACATGTCGGCCG GTGTGATTTCCAGCTTTTTCAGCTACGtgagcaaaatggccaccggGAGGTTTGGTCCTTCTTTGGGAGCG tcGGGCGCCATCATGACCATCCTGGCTGCAGTTTGCACGAAAATGCCTGAAGCCAAACTGGCCATCATCTTCCTCCCGATGTTCACGTTCACTGCGGCCAAC GCATTAAAGGCGATTGTTGCCATGGATGCGGCTGGTTTAGTGCTGGGTTGGCGGTTCTTTGACCACGCGGCTCACCTGGGAGGTGCCGTGTTTGGCAT TTGGTACATCCTCTTCGGACACGAGCTCATTTGGAAGAACCGCGAGccttttgtcaaaatttggcACGAGCTGCGGACCGGTCGAGGTGGCGGAAACGGAGGCGAGCCAGGAGGCGCCGCGTAG
- the LOC119132287 gene encoding claudin-7-like isoform X2 produces the protein MSTGLQICGLVAGVLSWCLQSSCTSSQLWKVRSQAESLMSSQWQYEGLWMTCAATSLGSLQCNKFKTLIGLPVHVQVCRALMMSSLVVGLAAIIVSILGLKCSKVGGGSPQVKGQFLLSGGVMLILSGVSTLIAVSWYAGRVIHDFYNPLYGAVRFELGTGLYLGWAASGLALMGGAMLCCSYRGSSSSSLSSFPNARQLSYNYSKSSQGHNVNIYRTEHASDGNDSTKAYV, from the exons ATGTCGACGGGCCTTCAGATTTGTGGCCTGGTAGCGGGCGTGCTGTCGTGGTGCCTTCAGTCCAGCTGCACGTCGTCGCAGCTGTGGAAGGTGCGTAGCCAGGCGGAGTCTCTGATGAGCAGCCAATGGCAGTATGAGGGCCTCTGGATGACCTGCGCCGCCACTTCGCTGGGATCGCTGCAGTGCAACAAGTTCAAGACGCTCATCGGCCTGCCAG TGCACGTGCAGGTGTGTCGCgctctgatgatgtcatcgctgGTGGTGGGCCTGGCCGCCATCATTGTGTCCATTTTGGGCCTGAAGTGCAGCAAGGTGGGCGGAGGTTCTCCACAAGTTAAAGGACAGTTTCTTCTGAGTGGAGGGGTCATGCTCATCCTGTCAG GTGTGTCCACCCTGATCGCGGTGTCTTGGTATGCTGGCAGGGTGATCCATGACTTCTACAATCCGTTATACGGTGCTGTCAG GTTCGAGCTGGGCACGGGTCTCTACCTGGGCTGGGCAGCTTCCGGTCTGGCGCTGATGGGAGGTGCAATGCTGTGTTGCTCCTACAGGGGGAGCTCTTCCTCATCATTATCATCCTTCCCAAATGCAAG ACAGTTGTCGTACAACTACTCCAAAAGCAGTCAAGGTCATAATGTGAACATCTACAGAACGGAGCACGCTTCAGACGGCAACGACAGCACCAAAGCTTACGTGTGA
- the LOC119132287 gene encoding claudin-19-like isoform X1 — protein MSTGLQICGLVAGVLSWCLQSSCTSSQLWKVRSQAESLMSSQWQYEGLWMTCAATSLGSLQCNKFKTLIGLPVHVQVCRALMMSSLVVGLAAIIVSILGLKCSKVGGGSPQVKGQFLLSGGVMLILSGERTRGANVSTRVAVCLTVRLSFCTGDERVHDDDVMIMVMPTPMMMETCVHCRFELGTGLYLGWAASGLALMGGAMLCCSYRGSSSSSLSSFPNARQLSYNYSKSSQGHNVNIYRTEHASDGNDSTKAYV, from the exons ATGTCGACGGGCCTTCAGATTTGTGGCCTGGTAGCGGGCGTGCTGTCGTGGTGCCTTCAGTCCAGCTGCACGTCGTCGCAGCTGTGGAAGGTGCGTAGCCAGGCGGAGTCTCTGATGAGCAGCCAATGGCAGTATGAGGGCCTCTGGATGACCTGCGCCGCCACTTCGCTGGGATCGCTGCAGTGCAACAAGTTCAAGACGCTCATCGGCCTGCCAG TGCACGTGCAGGTGTGTCGCgctctgatgatgtcatcgctgGTGGTGGGCCTGGCCGCCATCATTGTGTCCATTTTGGGCCTGAAGTGCAGCAAGGTGGGCGGAGGTTCTCCACAAGTTAAAGGACAGTTTCTTCTGAGTGGAGGGGTCATGCTCATCCTGTCAGGTGAACGGACGCGAGGGGCAAATGTCAGCACACGCGTGGCGGTCTGTCTGACTGTCCGTCTGTCGTTCTGCACAG GTGACGAGCGGGTTCACGATGATGACGTGATGATTATGGTGATGCCAACACCGATGATGATGGAGACCTGCGTCCATTGCAGGTTCGAGCTGGGCACGGGTCTCTACCTGGGCTGGGCAGCTTCCGGTCTGGCGCTGATGGGAGGTGCAATGCTGTGTTGCTCCTACAGGGGGAGCTCTTCCTCATCATTATCATCCTTCCCAAATGCAAG ACAGTTGTCGTACAACTACTCCAAAAGCAGTCAAGGTCATAATGTGAACATCTACAGAACGGAGCACGCTTCAGACGGCAACGACAGCACCAAAGCTTACGTGTGA